The Alnus glutinosa chromosome 3, dhAlnGlut1.1, whole genome shotgun sequence nucleotide sequence CCATCAGAAACCATTTTCCTCCAAATCAACAAGCCCCTCTGCTGAATAGAAACACCACACCACAGCAAGCTATCCTTAATGACAATGTTGTCCCAGCTGCTCAACCCGTATATCAAATTTGTGGCAAAAACAATCACACAACCCTTGACTGCTACCACATAATGGATTATGCTTTTTAAGGCCAACATCCACCAAATGAACTAGCTGCCATGGTAGCACATTTGAATGAGGATTTTGGTGCTCAAAAGTGGTTGGCAGATTCTGGTGCTAATGCCCATATTACAGCCGAAGCGGCCAATATTCAGGATCCTCAGCTTTTTGAAGGTGTAGACATGGTGGGAGTAGGTAATGGTGCATGTTTGAACATTAAACACTTTGGCTCTTTTGTTGTCCAGTCTACTCTACCTAATTGTACTAAACTTTTGCTTAAAGATATCCTACATTGTCCAAATGCTTCAGCCAATCTTCTTTCCATgaataaattttacattgataataattattttaaccGGTTCCAATTTCATTGTGAAGGACAATCTATCGGGAAGGGTGCTGCTCCAGGACCTTAGTGAGAATGGACTCTACCCCATTCCTCTTCATCACCTATCCTTAAATAAATGGAAAGGATTTGCAGCCAATGTTGGTGTCAAGACCATTGACTCAGTTTGGCATCAACGGCTTGGACATCCTTCTCCTTCCATTGTTCAGCATCTTTTGAAGAACCAGTATCTTCCTTTAACTGGTTCCTTTGACAAGATTAGGATATGTGAAACTTGTCAACTTGGTAAATCCAAGCAACTCCCTTTGGGTGAATCTACTCAATTTACTTCTAGTTCTCTTGAACTCATCCACTCGGATGTTTGGACTTCTCCTATTCCTTCACTGAGTGGATGTAGGTACTATGTTCTTTTTGTTGATGACTATAGCCGTTTCACTTGGCtatatcctatcctatcctaaaTAAAAGTGAAGTTTATCCTTGTTTTGTTAAGTTTAAGTTACTTGTAGAAAATCTGTTTTCCACTAAAATTAAGCAATTTCAATGGGACAATGGTGGGGAGTACACCTCCAATCAATTCAAACACTTTCTCACTCAAAATGGCATACTTCATAGGTTGACTTGTCCACAcccttttaaataaaaatggtaTTGCCAAGAGAAAACATTGGCATATCATGGAAATAAGCCTTACCCTTCTCTCAATTTGGGCTCTCACCAAAATTCTGAGTAGATTCATTTTTAACAGCCATATTCCTCATCAACCGGTTACCCTCACCTATTTTACAGTATGAATCACTATTCTCCAAACTCATGAAAAGAGCACCAGACTACACTATTCGTAAAACCTTTGGATGCTTGTGTTACCCTCTCCTTAGGCCTAATGCTAGTCACAAACTCTCCTTCCGCAGTTTTTCTCTCTCGACATATCATCTTTGATTAGACTTAATTCCCTGCCAAAGCTAAGTCCATCTCACAAGGGTCTTGCTAGATCATTGCTTCCTCTAGCAATCCTTTAGCCCTTCGACCTAGTTCTCAAATTGGTTCCTTTGATTTGTCACCTACTGACTTTTCTCTCCAACAGCATGCAGCTCCTTTTGATAACAGACAATAGGATTCTATCCCAGAACTTGTCCAGGATATTCTCATTGCTAATCCTTAACAGCAATCTATGCTAGCAATTTCATCTCATACTCTACCTTCACAATATCCTTTGATCATCAACACCAATGAAACCAATGGTTCTGCCCCTACTAGTCAACTCACACCCGAGTTTGCAGAAACCAATGTTGCTGCCTCTACATCTGATCCCTCTTCTTCTCCTGATTTGTCCTCCTCACCTGTTTCTTCCAGTGACTCATTCACTCACCTAGACCCACAACCAGATGCTTCTCTTTCACTACATCAACTTCCTCAACCTTTCCTTCCTCATCCTTCAGCGATTCTTCTAGTTGCCACTCCCAATCGTATAGTGACCAGGTCACAAACTGGTCACTTGAAACCTAAGGAATATCCtggttttaaaatgttttacaCCATCAAATATCCTTTCCTTGCTTTTCATGCTACTCATCTACCTCCTGAACTTTCCACCTACAAGCAAGCTGCCTCAAAGCTAGAATGGATTCAAGCCATGCTTCTTGAATACAATGCCTTTGTCTCAAACCATACTTAGACACTTTTTCCCCGACCTTCTCACTATAATGTGGTAAAGAACAAATGGGTCTTCAAACTCAAATAGAAGCCGGATGGAAGTGTAGATAGGTTTAAGGCTTGATTGGTTGCAAAAGGCTATGAGCAATTGAGTGGTGTAGATTATTATGAAACCTTTAGTCTAGTAGTTAAGTCTGCTACCATTCGACTCATCTTAGCATTGACTGTTCAGTTTGATTGGACAATCAGACAATTAGATGTGTCAAATGCCTTTTTTATAGAATACTAGATGAGGAAGTGTATATGGAACAGTCTCAAGGGTTTATTGATCCTATCTTCCCTGATTATGTTTTCAAGTTACATAAGTCAATCTATGGACTGAAACAGGCTTCAAAAGCCTGGTTCACTCGGTTGTCACATGCCTTGCAAAATCTTGGCTTCTGTGGATCACAAGTTGATCACTCTCTTTGTCTATCATCTTGGTCCAATTCACATTTACTTCTTAGTGTATGTGTATGACATTATTCTCACAAGTAATCATAAAGGCACTATGAATCGGCTTATTGATAAACTAAAACATGACTTTGCCATGAAGGATCTTGGGGCCACTTAGGTATTTCCTAGGCATTCAAACTACTAGAGACTCTGGAGGCCTACATCTTAGACAATCCAAATATGTTCTTGACCTCCTTAACTGCACCCACATGGTAGAATCCAAACCTTATAGAGCACCTTGTACTGCTGGGTCCAAGATGTCCAAGTATGATGGAGACCTCCTCTCTGATCCAGCTAAATATCGACATATTGTGGGTGTACTTCAATATGCTACTCTCACAAGACCAGATATAGCCTACTCTGTTAACCAACTATGCCAACATATGCATGCTCCTACATCCACTTATCTCATAGTTGCCAAAAGGGTGTTAAGATATCTCAAAGGCACCCTCAACTTAGGTCTATATTACTGCAAGGGTCCGATTACTCTCACTGCATTTTGTGATGTAGATTGGGCAGGAAATCCAGATGATCGAAATTCAACTATTGGCTATGGAGTTTTTCTAGGCTCTAATCTAATCTCCTGGTCTGCCAAGAAGCAACACATTGTGTCCAGGTCAAGTACAGAAGTAGAGTACAAGTCACTCTCTCTTACAATTACAAAACTTTTTTGGCTGCGCATGCTTCTCAAGGAATTGCATATTTCTCTACCTTCACCTCCAATCATCTGGTGTGATAATTCAAGTGCTCTTGTTCTAGCTTAAAATCCAGTTTTTCATGTTAGGaccaagcatattgaagtgAATGTCCACTTCATTTGGGAGAAAGTGGCTAGTTGTGACATCCACTTGCATTATGTGTCAACCCTTGAACAGCTTGCTGACACTTTCACTAAAGGTCACTATATTGACTGATTCTGCTTTCTTCGGGCCCTCCCCTCAGTTTGCGGGGGGGTGTTAAGGAAAATCAGGAACAGCAGCAGCAAGGCATTTCATCCTTCCCAAAGTAGTAATTCAGCTGCATTACTCCTCTGAATCAGCAACACCCTACAACAGTCTCTAGGATCGTCTAGCAGCACACACACAGCAGGCTTCTCCCCCAGATTTATGGGCTTCATGTTTCCATACAAGCTGGTCCTCAAAATTAGCATGTTATCAACTTGATTTTTTGCTTTGTAATCAACAcaatttttggattattttgttttgtttaatgtTTGATTTGTGCTTAGCTCATTGAGCTCCCTTGTAACTCACTTGTctataaatataacataaactCTGCCCTCGGATTTTAACCAAGAAGAGAATTCTCCAAAACTTTCATGGAGGAGGGAAGAGCAGAGTTTCTCCTCCTCCGTGGCTGAGGTTGAGGTTTGAATGGGTTTTGTAGAGAGAGCCGAGAGCTTTTTCAGGAGAGAAAATAAGGAAGTGTGTTCtttgattaaataatttttatccgtttaatgtattattattattattattattttttttcaaattttgggaTTGTTAAAGAATTTCTGTTACAATATTTTGGAGATCTTACAGggttttttcatctttttcgtGGGGTTAGGCGagatttttatcaattttttttttccacatgaTCAAGAGTATTTTTTCAGACATTTGAGGGgatacttttaattttttggtaagCTAGAATGGGATTTTTAAGGATTTTTATCGGCTTCGATTTTTGTTTTGCAAGTAATACCATGCACAAACATGCTTTAGAAAAAGTTACAGGTTATTTATAAGTTCAAAAGAGAAGTATTGTGTTTAAAGTTACATATATCATAAATTTTTAGAactttttttagtgttcttatgatatatatttgaaagaatataaatgtaataaaaaattaaaaatttatattcatgtcatttaaaaagacataaatataatttttttattacatctaTATGCTTTCAAATAGACacaaaaaaacactaaaaacaactCCAACATTCCTCATCATAAAGTGTATGCATGTGCATTGGCTTTGCATTGACATTCCTCATCATGTGCATTGactttttattacatttatatttgaaagaatataaatgtaataaaaaaaattatatttatatcatttaaaaagacataaatataatgtttttattaaatttatatgcTTTCAAatagacacaaaaaaaaaaaaaaaaaaaacactaaaaacaactCCAACGTTCCTCATCATAAAGTGTATGCATGTGCATTGACTTTTCATGTGGACCTTTTTCTCTCGCACAAAAACTTTTTCAAGTCGACTCATGATCATTCCCCTTCAGGGTTGACTACAGACATCTATATATCATCGATCCTTGATCCAAAGAACAGATCGAAGAAACTGCTTTACAGATTATGAGATGGCAAAGGCAAAACTGTCATCACTGTGACGCCCTGATTGGCTTACAAGGCTGTCAGCTGATTCACGTCTCCTCGAAGAGCTCACCCTAAGGCCTTCCTGTGAGCCTCTTGACACGTGAGCCGGTGGCACAGAATCTGCGTACCCGTCTCGGAGCGATGGTAACACGTGCATTGTTCTAGCAACCTCATCTTCGGCTCCCTCTCCCTCCACCTCTACCTCCTGTATTCTTCTAATGGCTTCCATCATGTCTAGCCGTTGTTCGGGATGACTTTCAGTACAAGCTGCGCCAATGTGGAGGAGTCTTTCCATCTCACCAAGCGAATTTCTAGAGCTCGCTATTTCGGGATCAAACAATTCCGATTCTCTCC carries:
- the LOC133863206 gene encoding uncharacterized mitochondrial protein AtMg00810-like codes for the protein MVESKPYRAPCTAGSKMSKYDGDLLSDPAKYRHIVGVLQYATLTRPDIAYSVNQLCQHMHAPTSTYLIVAKRVLRYLKGTLNLGLYYCKGPITLTAFCDVDWAGNPDDRNSTIGYGVFLGSNLISWSAKKQHIVSRSSTEVEYKSLSLTITKLFWLRMLLKELHISLPSPPIIWCDNSSALVLA